The following coding sequences lie in one Cupriavidus sp. WKF15 genomic window:
- the egtD gene encoding L-histidine N(alpha)-methyltransferase, with protein sequence MPAVPTQLNRSRSTDPSGLGHRNANDAQDARSTGVADDGSPSLVSVANGHVSRAIPPQPEFIQQYHEDSGALRGQILAGLRQSEASISPKFFYDVLGSRLFEAITDLPEYYPTRTEASIFASAAPAIAARAGSGCVLIDLGAGNCEKAARLFGSLRPAQYVALDISVEFLRGTLSCLQQQHPDIPMLGLGADLCGSFDLPRNVRRGKRLFFYPGSSIGNFSPMDALALLQRLRGAAGRGDGVLIGVDLVKDEATLVAAYDDALGVTAAFNRNVLRNVNRIVETDFDVDDWRHAASFDREASRIQMHLQACRPVRVRWDGGERRFGEGERIHTEDSYKYRPGDFAMLLEAAGFDDPVYWTDPLGWFAVFHARA encoded by the coding sequence ATGCCGGCTGTCCCGACCCAGCTTAATCGTTCCCGCTCCACCGACCCATCCGGCCTCGGCCATCGCAACGCCAACGATGCACAAGACGCCAGGAGTACAGGCGTCGCGGACGATGGCTCCCCCTCGCTGGTGAGCGTGGCCAACGGCCATGTGTCCAGGGCCATACCGCCGCAGCCCGAGTTCATCCAGCAGTACCACGAAGACAGCGGCGCCCTGCGCGGGCAGATACTGGCCGGCCTGCGCCAGTCCGAAGCGAGCATCAGCCCGAAATTCTTCTACGACGTGCTGGGCTCGCGCCTGTTCGAGGCGATCACCGACCTGCCCGAGTACTACCCGACGCGTACCGAGGCGTCGATTTTCGCCAGCGCCGCGCCCGCCATTGCCGCGCGCGCGGGCAGCGGCTGCGTGCTGATCGACCTGGGCGCGGGCAACTGCGAGAAGGCCGCGCGGCTGTTCGGCAGCCTGAGGCCGGCGCAGTACGTGGCGCTCGACATCTCGGTGGAATTCCTGCGCGGCACCTTGTCGTGCCTGCAGCAGCAGCATCCGGACATCCCCATGCTCGGGCTCGGCGCGGACCTGTGCGGCAGCTTCGACCTGCCTCGCAACGTCAGGCGCGGCAAGCGGCTGTTTTTCTATCCGGGCTCGAGCATCGGCAATTTCTCGCCCATGGACGCGCTGGCGCTGCTGCAGCGGCTGCGTGGCGCGGCAGGGCGTGGCGACGGCGTACTGATCGGCGTGGACCTGGTCAAGGACGAAGCCACGCTGGTCGCCGCGTATGACGATGCGCTGGGTGTCACGGCTGCCTTCAACCGCAACGTGCTGCGCAATGTGAACCGCATCGTCGAGACCGATTTCGACGTCGACGACTGGCGCCATGCCGCGAGCTTCGACCGCGAGGCGTCGCGCATCCAGATGCACCTGCAGGCGTGCCGGCCGGTGCGGGTGCGCTGGGACGGCGGCGAGCGCAGGTTCGGCGAAGGCGAGCGCATCCACACCGAGGATTCCTACAAATACCGGCCCGGCGATTTCGCCATGCTGCTTGAGGCCGCCGGCTTCGACGATCCGGTGTACTGGACCGACCCGCTGGGCTGGTTCGCGGTGTTCCACGCGCGCGCC
- a CDS encoding TerC family protein, with protein sequence MEWFTDLFTMQFLTALLSIVVIDLVLAGDNAIVIALAARNLPQHLQKKAIVWGTVGAVVVRSAMTIGVVWLLKIPGLLLVGGLALVWIAYKLLSDEGDGDEHGAGASTLWGAMKTIIIADAVMGVDNVLAVAGAAHGSFLLVVLGLLISIPIVVWGSSLVLKLMSRFPAIIYAGAGVLAFTAAKMIVHEPLVKAFFEANPVVSWGLYALVIGGVLGAGYLVQKRRGQHQAQQPAGSH encoded by the coding sequence ATGGAGTGGTTTACCGATCTGTTCACGATGCAGTTCCTGACGGCACTGCTGTCCATCGTCGTCATTGACCTGGTGCTGGCCGGCGACAATGCCATCGTGATTGCCCTGGCGGCGCGCAACCTGCCGCAGCACCTGCAAAAGAAGGCCATCGTCTGGGGTACCGTCGGTGCCGTGGTGGTGCGCTCGGCCATGACGATCGGCGTGGTCTGGCTGCTCAAGATCCCGGGCCTGCTGCTGGTCGGCGGCCTTGCGCTGGTGTGGATCGCCTACAAGCTGCTGTCCGATGAGGGCGACGGCGACGAGCATGGCGCGGGCGCTTCGACGCTGTGGGGCGCGATGAAGACCATCATCATCGCCGACGCGGTGATGGGCGTGGACAACGTGCTGGCCGTGGCTGGCGCCGCGCACGGCAGCTTCCTGCTGGTGGTGCTGGGCCTGCTGATCAGCATCCCGATCGTGGTGTGGGGCTCGAGCCTGGTGCTCAAGCTGATGTCGCGCTTCCCGGCGATCATCTACGCCGGCGCCGGCGTGCTGGCCTTCACGGCCGCGAAGATGATCGTGCACGAACCGCTGGTCAAGGCGTTCTTCGAAGCCAACCCGGTGGTCAGCTGGGGCCTGTACGCGCTGGTCATCGGTGGCGTGCTGGGCGCCGGCTACCTGGTGCAGAAGCGCCGCGGGCAACACCAGGCGCAGCAACCGGCCGGCAGCCACTAA
- a CDS encoding thymidylate synthase — translation MKQYLDFMRHVYEHGTEKADRTGTGTRSVFGYQMRFDLRDGFPVVTTKKLHLKSIILELLWFLQGSTNVRWLQENGVSIWDEWADENGELGPVYGSQWRSWPTPDGRHIDQITDLLNQIRANPDSRRLIVSAWNVADIPRMKLPPCHAFFQFYVADGRLSCQLYQRSADIFLGVPFNIASYALLTHMIAQQTGLEVGDFIWTGGDCHIYSNHYEQVQTQLSREPLALPTLKIVRKPDSIFDYRYEDFELVGYQSHPAIKAPVAV, via the coding sequence ATGAAACAGTATCTCGACTTCATGCGCCATGTGTACGAGCATGGCACCGAAAAGGCCGACCGCACCGGCACCGGCACGCGCTCGGTGTTCGGCTACCAGATGCGCTTCGACCTGCGCGACGGCTTCCCCGTGGTCACCACCAAGAAGCTGCACCTGAAGTCGATCATCCTGGAACTGCTATGGTTCCTGCAGGGCTCGACCAATGTGCGCTGGCTGCAGGAGAACGGGGTCTCGATCTGGGACGAATGGGCTGACGAAAACGGCGAACTGGGCCCGGTCTACGGCTCGCAGTGGCGCTCGTGGCCCACGCCGGACGGCCGCCACATCGACCAGATCACCGACCTGCTGAACCAGATCCGCGCCAACCCGGACTCGCGCCGCCTGATCGTCTCGGCCTGGAACGTGGCCGATATCCCGCGCATGAAGCTGCCGCCGTGCCATGCGTTCTTCCAGTTCTACGTGGCCGATGGGCGCCTGTCGTGCCAGCTCTACCAGCGCAGCGCCGACATCTTCCTCGGCGTGCCGTTCAATATCGCGAGCTACGCGCTGCTGACGCACATGATCGCGCAGCAGACCGGGCTGGAGGTCGGCGACTTCATCTGGACCGGCGGCGACTGCCATATCTACAGCAACCACTACGAACAGGTGCAGACGCAGCTTTCGCGCGAGCCGCTGGCGCTGCCGACGCTGAAGATCGTGCGCAAGCCGGACAGCATCTTCGACTATCGCTACGAAGACTTCGAGCTGGTCGGCTACCAGTCGCATCCCGCCATCAAGGCACCGGTGGCTGTATGA